One region of Clavibacter michiganensis subsp. tessellarius genomic DNA includes:
- a CDS encoding protein jag: MEGGGGGGDVAPVTGVDEGDIAADYIEELLDICDLDGDIDIDQRGGRAYVSVDAADSQDLRLLSDPETVTALQELTRLAVQNKTGAFSRLILDVGGSRDARQAELGRLVDRAIERISAGSSSAALPPMSSYERKLVHDIVAERGYTSESEGEGRDRHTVITKA; this comes from the coding sequence ATGGAGGGCGGTGGTGGTGGTGGCGACGTCGCGCCCGTGACCGGCGTCGACGAGGGTGACATCGCCGCGGACTACATCGAGGAGCTCCTCGACATCTGCGACCTCGACGGGGACATCGACATCGACCAGCGTGGAGGTCGCGCTTACGTGTCTGTCGACGCCGCGGACTCGCAGGACCTCCGGCTGTTATCCGACCCAGAGACCGTGACGGCGCTGCAGGAGCTCACGCGCCTGGCGGTGCAGAACAAGACGGGTGCGTTCTCGCGACTCATCCTGGACGTGGGGGGATCGCGCGACGCGCGACAGGCGGAGCTCGGTCGACTCGTCGATCGTGCCATCGAGCGCATCTCGGCGGGTTCCTCGTCGGCGGCGCTGCCGCCGATGTCGTCGTACGAGCGGAAGCTCGTCCACGACATCGTCGCGGAGCGCGGCTACACGTCGGAGTCCGAAGGCGAAGGGCGCGATCGGCATACGGTGATCACCAAGGCGTGA
- the yidD gene encoding membrane protein insertion efficiency factor YidD: MMRALTSVVLAPRNAAIAVISLYRRIVSPLYGDVCRYYPSCSAYGLEAVQEHGLVRGGALAAWRVCRCHPWAQGGIDDVPARRDQHYRRTRLGFVVAPSHGKG; this comes from the coding sequence ATGATGAGGGCACTGACCTCCGTCGTCCTCGCGCCTCGGAACGCGGCCATCGCCGTGATCTCGCTCTACCGACGCATCGTCTCCCCTCTCTACGGGGACGTCTGCCGCTACTACCCCTCCTGTTCGGCGTACGGGCTCGAGGCGGTCCAGGAGCACGGGCTCGTCCGCGGCGGCGCTCTCGCAGCGTGGCGCGTGTGCCGTTGCCACCCGTGGGCGCAGGGCGGCATCGACGACGTCCCCGCTCGGCGGGACCAGCACTACCGACGCACGCGGCTCGGATTCGTCGTCGCACCCAGCCACGGAAAGGGCTAA
- the dnaA gene encoding chromosomal replication initiator protein DnaA, giving the protein MSDRSDPTHAIWQNVLAALTADDRITPQLHGFISLVEPKGVMTGTLYLEVPNDLTRGMLEQRIRVPLLNAIGSLDETAGVSNFAIVVNPEIAQDAFAQHPEPATEQPYIETPTITAPADNPGLPASPSRGDSRLNPKYGFDTFVIGGSNRFAHAAAVAVAEAPAKAYNPLFIYGDSGLGKTHLLHAIGHYAISLYPGIRVRYVSSEEFTNDFINSIANNRSSLFQSRYRDNDILLIDDIQFLQGKDSTQEAFFHTFNTLHDHNKQVVITSDLPPKHLTGFEDRMRSRFEWGLITDVQAPDLETRIAILRKKAQSEKLQVPDDILEYMATKVTSNIRELEGTLIRVTAFASLNKTPVDLSLVQTVLKDLITLDEDNVIAPVDIINHTAAYFKLTVDDLYGSSRSQAVATARQIAMYLCRELTNLSLPKIGQLFGNRDHTTVMYANKKITELMKERRSIYNQVTELTSRIKQNHRYGKM; this is encoded by the coding sequence ATGTCCGACCGCTCCGACCCGACGCACGCGATCTGGCAGAACGTGCTGGCCGCGCTCACCGCGGACGACCGCATCACCCCGCAGCTCCATGGCTTCATCAGCCTGGTCGAGCCCAAGGGCGTGATGACCGGCACCCTCTACCTCGAGGTGCCCAACGACCTCACCCGCGGGATGCTCGAGCAGCGCATCCGCGTCCCCCTCCTCAACGCCATCGGCTCCCTCGACGAGACGGCCGGGGTGAGCAACTTCGCGATCGTGGTCAACCCGGAGATCGCGCAGGACGCGTTCGCGCAGCATCCCGAGCCGGCGACCGAGCAGCCGTACATCGAGACGCCCACCATCACGGCGCCCGCCGACAACCCGGGCCTGCCCGCCTCGCCCTCGCGAGGGGACTCGAGGCTCAACCCGAAGTACGGCTTCGACACCTTCGTCATCGGCGGATCCAACCGCTTCGCGCACGCCGCCGCGGTCGCCGTCGCCGAAGCGCCGGCCAAGGCCTACAACCCCCTCTTCATCTACGGGGACTCCGGCCTCGGCAAGACGCACCTCCTCCACGCCATCGGCCACTACGCCATCAGCCTCTACCCGGGCATCCGCGTGCGGTACGTGAGCTCGGAGGAGTTCACGAACGACTTCATCAACTCGATCGCCAACAACCGGTCATCGCTGTTCCAGTCGCGCTACCGCGACAACGACATCCTCCTGATCGACGACATCCAGTTCCTCCAGGGCAAGGACTCCACCCAGGAGGCCTTCTTCCACACCTTCAACACGCTGCACGACCACAACAAGCAGGTGGTCATCACCAGCGACCTGCCGCCGAAGCACCTCACCGGCTTCGAGGACCGCATGCGGTCGCGCTTCGAGTGGGGCCTGATCACGGACGTGCAGGCACCCGACCTCGAGACCCGCATCGCCATCCTGCGCAAGAAGGCGCAGAGCGAGAAGCTGCAGGTGCCGGACGACATCCTCGAGTACATGGCCACCAAGGTCACCTCGAACATCCGGGAGCTCGAGGGGACGCTCATCCGCGTCACCGCCTTCGCGAGCCTGAACAAGACCCCCGTCGACCTGTCGCTGGTGCAGACGGTGCTCAAGGACCTGATCACGCTGGACGAGGACAACGTCATCGCGCCGGTCGACATCATCAACCACACCGCGGCCTACTTCAAGCTCACGGTCGACGACCTGTACGGGTCGTCCCGGTCCCAGGCCGTGGCAACCGCCCGCCAGATCGCCATGTACCTGTGCAGGGAGCTCACGAACCTCTCGCTGCCCAAGATCGGCCAGCTGTTCGGGAACCGCGACCACACGACCGTCATGTACGCGAACAAGAAGATCACCGAGCTCATGAAGGAGCGCCGGTCCATCTACAACCAGGTCACCGAGCTCACGAGCCGCATCAAGCAGAACCACCGCTACGGCAAGATGTGA
- the dnaN gene encoding DNA polymerase III subunit beta, which yields MKFQVNRDVFSEAVSFAVKLLPQRTTLPILSGVLIEATEDGLTLSSFDYEVSARTQIQADIEESGRVLVSGRLLADIANRLPNAPVRFTTDESKITVSCGSAHFTLLSMPVEEYPTLPQISEQSGLLPAEQFAAAVSQVAVAASRDDVTPVITGVQLEVGETSLGLIATDRYRVAVREIDWDGGDSSGDGTSRTALVPARTLQEIGKTFGHSGTISVAITDTDDRQLIAFSADKKTVTSLLIRGNFPPVKRLFPETVDNYAVINTADLIEATRRVQLVLEREAALRFTFTIDGLTLEAIGSEHAQASESIDALLTGVDTVVSLKPQFLLDGLGAVHSEFVRLSFTKTDNPNKPGPVLITSQSSKDQAGADNYRYLLQPNLLLR from the coding sequence GTGAAGTTCCAAGTCAACAGGGACGTCTTCAGCGAGGCGGTGTCCTTCGCCGTCAAGCTGCTGCCGCAGCGCACGACCCTCCCGATCCTGAGCGGTGTGCTGATCGAGGCGACCGAGGACGGGCTGACGCTGTCGTCGTTCGACTACGAGGTCTCGGCGCGGACGCAGATCCAGGCCGACATCGAGGAGTCGGGTCGTGTCCTCGTCTCCGGCCGCCTGCTCGCGGACATCGCGAACCGTCTCCCGAACGCGCCGGTGCGCTTCACGACCGACGAGTCGAAGATCACCGTCTCGTGCGGGTCGGCGCACTTCACCCTGCTGAGCATGCCCGTCGAGGAGTACCCGACGCTGCCGCAGATCTCCGAGCAGTCCGGGCTCCTGCCGGCCGAGCAGTTCGCCGCCGCCGTGTCCCAGGTCGCCGTCGCCGCCTCGCGCGACGACGTGACCCCGGTCATCACGGGCGTCCAGCTCGAGGTGGGGGAGACGAGCCTCGGCCTCATCGCCACCGACCGCTACCGCGTGGCGGTGCGCGAGATCGACTGGGACGGCGGCGACTCGTCGGGCGACGGCACCAGCCGCACCGCGCTCGTGCCGGCGCGCACGCTGCAGGAGATCGGCAAGACCTTCGGCCACAGCGGCACGATCTCCGTCGCCATCACCGACACGGACGACCGCCAGCTGATCGCGTTCAGCGCCGACAAGAAGACCGTGACGTCGCTCCTCATCCGCGGCAACTTCCCGCCCGTCAAGCGGCTGTTCCCCGAGACGGTCGACAACTACGCGGTCATCAACACGGCGGACCTGATCGAGGCCACGCGACGCGTCCAGCTCGTCCTCGAGCGCGAGGCCGCGCTGCGCTTCACCTTCACCATCGACGGCCTCACCCTGGAGGCCATCGGCTCCGAGCACGCGCAGGCATCGGAGAGCATCGACGCCCTCCTCACCGGCGTGGACACCGTCGTCTCGCTCAAGCCGCAGTTCCTGCTGGACGGCCTCGGCGCCGTCCACTCCGAGTTCGTCCGCCTCTCGTTCACGAAGACGGACAACCCCAACAAGCCCGGCCCCGTGCTCATCACGAGCCAGTCCTCCAAGGACCAGGCCGGCGCCGACAACTACCGGTACCTGCTGCAGCCGAACCTGCTGCTGCGCTAG
- the recF gene encoding DNA replication/repair protein RecF (All proteins in this family for which functions are known are DNA-binding proteins that assist the filamentation of RecA onto DNA for the initiation of recombination or recombinational repair.) has translation MIVRHLSLGDFRNYTRADVALLPGATLFVGSNGQGKTNLVEALGFLSTLGSHRVSTDQALIRQGADSAVIRALLQHAGRELRVEVQINRSAANRAQVNSTPTKPRELPRYFSSVLFAPEDLALVRGDPSGRRRLLDQLLVLRTPRLAGVMSDYERALKQRNTLLKSARARGMKADQLGTLDIWDERLVSIGSQIIAARGALVQDLQPELARAYLAVAGSDHGPSARPELSILADDPGEDDAADESGSRDGARFTRTEDVVPVFTAAIARMRPRELERGLTLVGPHRDDVLFRLNGLPAKGYASHGESWSFALAIKLASAELLRRDSQTGDPVLILDDVFAELDQARRGRLAEAVTGFEQVLITAAVFEDVPAHLAANAVHIRAGEIVDAPGSASTETDPAGGAA, from the coding sequence ATGATCGTCCGTCACCTCTCCCTGGGTGACTTCCGCAACTACACCCGCGCGGACGTCGCGCTCCTGCCCGGTGCCACCCTCTTCGTGGGCAGCAACGGGCAGGGCAAGACGAACCTGGTGGAGGCGCTGGGCTTCCTGAGCACGCTCGGGTCGCACCGCGTCTCCACCGACCAGGCGCTCATCCGCCAGGGTGCCGACTCGGCCGTGATCCGGGCCCTCCTCCAGCACGCGGGGCGCGAGCTCCGGGTCGAGGTGCAGATCAACCGCTCGGCGGCCAACCGGGCGCAGGTGAACAGCACGCCCACGAAGCCCCGGGAGCTGCCGCGGTACTTCTCGAGCGTTCTGTTCGCGCCGGAGGACCTGGCGCTCGTGCGCGGGGATCCGTCCGGGCGCCGTCGCCTCCTCGACCAGCTCCTCGTGCTGCGGACGCCCCGGCTCGCTGGGGTGATGTCCGACTACGAGCGCGCGCTCAAGCAGCGCAACACCCTGCTCAAGTCGGCGCGGGCCCGGGGCATGAAGGCCGACCAGCTCGGCACCCTCGACATCTGGGACGAGCGGCTCGTGTCCATCGGCTCGCAGATCATCGCCGCCCGCGGTGCCCTCGTGCAGGACCTCCAACCGGAGCTCGCGCGGGCCTACCTCGCGGTGGCGGGATCCGACCACGGGCCGTCGGCGCGTCCGGAGCTGAGCATCCTGGCCGACGACCCCGGCGAGGACGACGCCGCGGACGAGTCGGGCTCACGGGACGGCGCGCGGTTCACGCGCACGGAGGACGTCGTCCCGGTGTTCACCGCCGCCATCGCCCGGATGCGTCCGCGTGAGCTCGAGCGGGGCCTCACCCTGGTGGGACCGCATCGCGACGACGTGCTGTTCCGCCTCAACGGGTTACCGGCGAAGGGCTACGCCAGCCACGGGGAGTCGTGGTCGTTCGCGCTGGCGATCAAGCTGGCGTCGGCGGAGCTGCTGCGCCGGGACTCGCAGACGGGCGACCCCGTCCTGATCCTCGACGACGTGTTCGCGGAGCTCGACCAGGCCCGCCGCGGGCGCCTCGCGGAGGCCGTGACCGGCTTCGAGCAGGTCCTCATCACGGCGGCCGTGTTCGAGGACGTGCCGGCGCACCTCGCCGCGAACGCCGTGCACATACGCGCCGGTGAGATCGTCGACGCACCCGGATCCGCGTCGACGGAGACGGACCCGGCCGGGGGAGCGGCGTGA
- the rpmH gene encoding 50S ribosomal protein L34 encodes MSKRTFQPNNRKKAKKHGFRLRMRTRAGRAILAARRGKGRTELSA; translated from the coding sequence GTGAGCAAGCGCACCTTCCAGCCGAACAACCGCAAGAAGGCCAAGAAGCACGGCTTCCGCCTCCGCATGCGCACCCGTGCCGGCCGTGCCATCCTCGCCGCCCGTCGTGGCAAGGGACGCACCGAGCTCTCCGCGTAG
- the rnpA gene encoding ribonuclease P protein component: MLARRNRVTSGADYRTIVRRGRRATTGTAVVYATTAPVDSPTRFGFIVSKKVGNAVIRNTVRRRLKAVSAGLLPTVPTGSSVVIRVLPGMEQTAWDTLQGEIASAVTRAVRTS, from the coding sequence GTGCTCGCTCGGCGGAACCGCGTGACGAGCGGTGCGGACTACCGCACCATCGTGCGTCGCGGGCGCCGAGCCACCACGGGGACCGCGGTCGTGTATGCGACGACCGCTCCCGTCGACAGCCCCACCCGCTTCGGGTTCATCGTGTCGAAGAAGGTCGGCAACGCCGTCATCCGCAACACCGTGCGTCGTCGTCTGAAGGCGGTCTCCGCCGGTCTCCTGCCGACGGTGCCGACAGGCAGCTCCGTCGTCATCCGCGTCCTGCCAGGCATGGAGCAGACAGCGTGGGATACCCTGCAGGGGGAGATCGCGTCAGCCGTGACGCGCGCCGTGAGGACGTCATGA
- a CDS encoding ParA family protein, with protein MDDELSPIMRELSETSRRRKALAGQVLPRPAATRVFTIANQKGGVGKTTSTVNLAAALAKSGARTLVIDLDPQGNASTALGVDRQGEITSVYDVLVEEAPIADAIQRSPEFETLSCVPATIHLAGAEIELVALPHRERRLRIALDAFLESDEGHGYDYVLIDCPPSLGLLTINAFAAAREVLIPIQCEYYALEGLSQLLSNIQLISQHLNPELALSTILLTMYDGRTNLAQQVAAEVREHFPDQTLRTLIPRSVRISEAPSYGQSVISYDPNSPGALSYLEAAAEIAHRGASR; from the coding sequence ATGGACGACGAACTGAGTCCCATCATGAGGGAGCTCTCGGAGACGAGCCGACGACGCAAGGCGCTTGCCGGTCAGGTGCTCCCACGACCGGCCGCCACACGTGTCTTTACCATCGCCAACCAGAAGGGCGGGGTGGGAAAGACGACCTCGACGGTCAACCTCGCCGCAGCGCTCGCGAAGTCCGGGGCCCGCACTCTCGTCATCGATCTCGACCCCCAGGGCAACGCATCCACGGCCTTGGGAGTCGACCGGCAGGGTGAGATCACGAGCGTGTACGACGTGCTCGTGGAAGAGGCACCCATCGCGGACGCGATCCAACGCAGTCCGGAGTTCGAGACCCTGTCTTGCGTTCCGGCGACGATCCATCTCGCGGGGGCGGAGATCGAGCTCGTCGCTCTACCCCATCGCGAGCGTCGCCTCCGCATCGCGTTGGATGCCTTCCTCGAATCCGACGAAGGACATGGGTACGACTACGTCCTGATCGACTGCCCGCCGTCGCTCGGCCTGCTGACCATCAACGCCTTCGCGGCAGCGCGGGAGGTGCTGATCCCCATCCAGTGCGAGTACTACGCGTTGGAGGGCCTGAGCCAGCTGCTGTCCAACATCCAGCTCATCTCGCAGCACCTCAACCCCGAGCTGGCCCTCTCCACGATCCTGCTGACGATGTACGACGGCAGGACCAACCTCGCTCAGCAGGTGGCGGCCGAGGTCCGCGAGCACTTCCCGGATCAGACCCTCCGGACGCTCATCCCGCGCTCCGTGCGGATCAGCGAGGCCCCCAGCTACGGCCAGAGCGTCATCAGCTACGACCCCAACTCACCCGGCGCGCTCTCTTACCTGGAGGCCGCCGCCGAGATCGCACACCGAGGAGCGTCCAGATAA
- a CDS encoding DUF721 domain-containing protein, which yields MIPRAPDGGPMPESEAVAVYRRFRRVFGDASVRSPSARKRREQKAGSSPFQPGRDPDSLGNVMDSLTSRMGWTSSLSQAELMAAWTTIAGEETAVHSSPVGIEDGLLTVECESTAWATQLRLMRVEITTRIAERFPDAGIRSIRFQGPNAPSWKRGPRSIPGRGPRDTYG from the coding sequence GTGATCCCCCGCGCTCCCGACGGTGGCCCGATGCCGGAGTCGGAGGCGGTCGCCGTCTACCGCCGCTTCCGCCGCGTCTTCGGCGACGCGTCCGTCCGCTCGCCCTCGGCGCGGAAGCGCCGGGAGCAGAAGGCCGGCAGCTCGCCGTTCCAGCCGGGACGCGATCCCGACTCGCTCGGCAACGTCATGGACTCGCTCACCTCGCGCATGGGCTGGACCTCCTCCCTCTCGCAGGCCGAGCTCATGGCGGCGTGGACGACCATCGCCGGCGAGGAGACCGCGGTTCACTCCTCTCCGGTCGGCATCGAGGACGGCCTCCTCACCGTGGAATGCGAGTCCACCGCCTGGGCGACGCAGCTGCGGCTCATGCGCGTGGAGATCACGACGCGCATCGCCGAGCGCTTCCCGGACGCGGGCATCCGGTCGATCCGCTTCCAGGGCCCGAACGCCCCGTCGTGGAAACGTGGCCCCAGGTCGATCCCAGGGCGGGGCCCGCGCGATACCTACGGCTAG
- the gnd gene encoding phosphogluconate dehydrogenase (NAD(+)-dependent, decarboxylating) → MHIGLVGLGKMGARMRARLEANGIEVTGYDTNPDVSDVATLDDLAAALPTPRLVWVMVPAGKVTQNVVGDLARILEPGDLVIDGGNSKFTDDFAHAGLLKDKGIDFVDAGVSGGVWGLENGYGLMVGGPVEQVQRAMPVFDALRPEGPREEGFVHVGDSGAGHYAKMVHNGIEYAMMQSFAEGYELLAARKDIIKDVTGTFEAWQRGTVVRSWLLELLVKALKEDPGFEDIEGFVQDSGEGRWTIEEALDNAVPMPAISASIFARFSSRQEDSPAMKAVAALRNQFGGHSVQKKS, encoded by the coding sequence ATGCACATCGGACTCGTCGGACTCGGCAAGATGGGCGCCCGCATGCGCGCGCGCCTCGAGGCGAACGGCATCGAGGTGACCGGCTACGACACCAACCCCGACGTCTCCGACGTGGCCACCCTCGACGACCTCGCCGCCGCGCTGCCCACCCCGCGCCTCGTCTGGGTCATGGTCCCGGCCGGGAAGGTCACGCAGAACGTCGTGGGCGACCTCGCCCGCATCCTCGAGCCCGGCGACCTGGTGATCGACGGCGGCAACTCCAAGTTCACCGACGACTTCGCGCACGCGGGCCTGCTCAAGGACAAGGGCATCGACTTCGTCGACGCCGGCGTCTCCGGCGGCGTCTGGGGCCTCGAGAACGGCTACGGCCTGATGGTCGGCGGCCCGGTCGAGCAGGTCCAGCGCGCCATGCCCGTCTTCGACGCGCTGCGCCCCGAGGGTCCTCGCGAGGAGGGCTTCGTGCACGTGGGTGACTCCGGCGCGGGCCACTACGCGAAGATGGTCCACAACGGCATCGAGTACGCGATGATGCAGTCGTTCGCCGAGGGCTACGAACTCCTCGCGGCGCGCAAGGACATCATCAAGGACGTCACGGGCACGTTCGAGGCGTGGCAGCGCGGCACGGTCGTGCGCTCCTGGCTGCTCGAGCTCCTGGTCAAGGCGCTCAAGGAGGACCCGGGCTTCGAGGACATCGAGGGCTTCGTGCAGGACTCCGGCGAGGGCCGCTGGACCATCGAGGAGGCCCTCGACAACGCCGTGCCCATGCCCGCCATCAGCGCGTCGATCTTCGCGCGCTTCTCCTCCCGCCAGGAGGACTCCCCGGCCATGAAGGCCGTCGCGGCGCTGCGCAACCAGTTCGGCGGCCACTCGGTGCAGAAGAAGTCCTGA
- a CDS encoding ParB/RepB/Spo0J family partition protein — MATKRTGLGRGIGALIPTSDERSRPVDVFFPDSAAAGAPSGVAKGSRDVAAGSEPELVAVPGARLANLDPADITPNAQQPRTDFRPDELQELVVSIREYGVLQPIVVRPLGVDGTGRARYELVMGERRLRATKELGLDTIPAVIKDTADESMLRDALLENLHRSELNPLEEASAYQQLLADFAITQDELAQRLGRSRPQITNTIRLLRLPEDVQHRVAAGVLSAGHARAILSSGDDDAMRLLADKIVNEDLSVRAAEAAAQRGQKTTKPRKVTASPRTAHLDETAQRIGDHLNTSVRVTMSAQKGQIVIDFATVGDLARIADEMGVPAETPDA; from the coding sequence ATGGCAACGAAGAGAACCGGCCTGGGGCGCGGCATCGGCGCCCTCATCCCCACCTCCGACGAGCGCAGCCGTCCCGTTGACGTGTTCTTCCCTGATTCCGCCGCGGCGGGAGCACCGTCCGGCGTCGCGAAGGGAAGTCGTGATGTGGCCGCCGGCAGCGAGCCAGAGCTGGTCGCCGTCCCCGGAGCGCGACTCGCGAACCTCGATCCTGCGGACATCACACCCAACGCGCAGCAGCCGCGCACCGACTTCCGTCCCGACGAGCTGCAGGAGCTCGTGGTCTCCATCCGTGAGTACGGCGTGCTGCAGCCGATCGTGGTGCGTCCGTTGGGAGTGGACGGCACCGGACGGGCGCGGTACGAGCTCGTGATGGGGGAGCGGCGTCTCCGGGCCACGAAGGAGCTGGGGCTCGACACGATCCCGGCCGTCATCAAGGACACCGCCGACGAGTCGATGCTGCGGGACGCGCTCCTGGAAAACCTGCACCGGTCGGAGCTGAACCCCCTCGAAGAAGCGAGCGCCTACCAGCAGCTGCTCGCGGACTTCGCCATCACCCAGGATGAGCTGGCGCAGCGACTGGGGCGGTCGCGGCCGCAGATCACCAACACCATCCGGCTCCTGCGACTCCCCGAGGACGTGCAGCACCGCGTAGCGGCAGGAGTGCTCTCCGCCGGCCACGCTCGGGCCATCCTCTCGTCCGGCGATGACGACGCCATGCGGCTGCTGGCCGACAAGATTGTCAACGAGGACCTGTCTGTCCGCGCGGCGGAGGCGGCGGCGCAACGCGGTCAGAAGACGACGAAGCCGCGCAAGGTCACGGCCTCGCCCCGCACCGCGCATCTGGACGAGACGGCGCAGCGGATCGGCGACCACCTCAACACGAGCGTCCGGGTGACGATGTCGGCGCAGAAGGGGCAGATCGTCATCGACTTCGCGACCGTGGGGGACCTCGCTCGCATCGCCGACGAGATGGGCGTGCCCGCCGAGACGCCGGACGCCTGA
- the yidC gene encoding membrane protein insertase YidC, which produces MDFLGTILWPIKWVIELILVGFHTLWTSIGMDPDNGATWVLSIVGLVLVVRAALIPIFVRQIKNQRRMMEVAPQLKKIQDKYKGKRDQFSREAMSRETMALYKDTGTNPLSSCLPLLLQMPIFFSLYSVLHRAAVEELPGIGLLNADLSRSFGESSFLGAPLQSAISTANGNITVIVIATTMVILMSASQFITQLQIMAKNMSEETKASPMFKQQRILLYILPLVFAVSGIAFPLGVMFYWLVSNFWTMGQQFLVIRNMPTPGSEAARAREARLARKGKLVAPETSADAGTVVVEERKPVQRQQPVGKNRAKKQAGSKNR; this is translated from the coding sequence ATGGACTTCCTCGGAACGATCCTGTGGCCGATCAAGTGGGTCATCGAACTCATCCTGGTCGGCTTCCACACCCTCTGGACCAGCATCGGCATGGATCCGGACAACGGCGCCACGTGGGTGCTCTCGATCGTCGGCCTGGTGCTCGTGGTCCGTGCCGCGCTCATCCCCATCTTCGTGCGCCAGATCAAGAACCAGCGCCGCATGATGGAGGTCGCTCCGCAGCTGAAGAAGATCCAGGACAAGTACAAGGGCAAGCGCGACCAGTTCTCCCGCGAGGCGATGTCCCGCGAGACCATGGCGCTGTACAAGGACACGGGCACCAACCCGCTGAGTAGCTGCCTCCCGCTGCTCCTGCAGATGCCGATCTTCTTCTCGCTCTACTCCGTGCTGCACCGCGCTGCGGTCGAGGAACTCCCCGGGATCGGTCTCCTCAACGCGGACCTGTCCCGGTCGTTCGGCGAGTCGTCCTTCCTCGGTGCTCCCCTGCAGTCCGCCATCTCGACGGCCAACGGCAACATCACGGTCATCGTCATCGCGACCACGATGGTCATCCTCATGAGCGCGTCGCAGTTCATCACGCAGCTCCAGATCATGGCCAAGAACATGTCGGAGGAGACCAAGGCCAGCCCGATGTTCAAGCAGCAGCGCATCCTGCTGTACATCCTCCCGCTCGTCTTCGCCGTCTCCGGCATCGCCTTCCCCCTCGGCGTGATGTTCTACTGGCTCGTCTCCAACTTCTGGACGATGGGCCAGCAGTTCCTCGTGATCCGCAACATGCCGACGCCCGGCAGCGAGGCCGCGAGGGCCCGTGAGGCGCGTCTAGCCCGCAAGGGCAAGCTCGTGGCTCCGGAGACGTCAGCGGACGCCGGCACCGTCGTGGTGGAGGAGCGGAAGCCCGTCCAGCGCCAGCAGCCGGTGGGCAAGAACCGCGCCAAGAAGCAGGCGGGATCCAAGAACCGATGA
- the rsmG gene encoding 16S rRNA (guanine(527)-N(7))-methyltransferase RsmG, which translates to MSDALTIEAEPAVAAQLFGSQMDVARSFAADLGRRGEELGLIGPLEPARIWTRHILNSVLVAPLLRPGLVGDIGTGAGLPGLVLAIARPDVQFVLIEPMERRVAWLEEQVGLLDLRNVVVERARAEDVATKYVLDQVTARAVSAFAKLIPLAAPMVRTGGEMVLMKGANAEREVEAASKAIRKYHLEDVEVITLGEDVVTETTRVIRARVE; encoded by the coding sequence ATGAGTGACGCGCTGACCATTGAGGCGGAGCCGGCAGTCGCCGCTCAGCTGTTCGGTTCGCAGATGGATGTCGCACGGAGTTTTGCGGCTGATCTGGGGAGGCGTGGCGAGGAGCTGGGGCTCATCGGTCCGCTGGAGCCGGCACGCATCTGGACTCGACACATCCTCAATTCGGTCCTCGTCGCACCACTTCTTCGGCCTGGACTCGTGGGTGACATCGGAACCGGGGCTGGTCTCCCCGGCTTGGTGCTGGCCATCGCTCGACCCGACGTGCAATTCGTGCTGATCGAGCCAATGGAGCGTCGGGTCGCATGGCTGGAGGAGCAGGTTGGTCTTCTCGACCTGAGGAACGTCGTGGTCGAACGAGCGCGAGCGGAGGATGTGGCGACGAAGTACGTACTCGACCAGGTCACCGCCCGTGCGGTGAGCGCGTTCGCCAAGCTGATCCCCCTCGCGGCTCCCATGGTGCGAACCGGCGGGGAGATGGTCCTCATGAAGGGGGCCAACGCTGAGCGCGAGGTGGAGGCCGCGAGCAAGGCGATCCGCAAGTACCACCTCGAAGACGTCGAGGTGATCACGTTGGGTGAGGACGTCGTGACAGAGACGACTCGAGTGATCCGTGCACGCGTAGAGTGA